One genomic region from Peromyscus eremicus chromosome 20, PerEre_H2_v1, whole genome shotgun sequence encodes:
- the Mpst gene encoding 3-mercaptopyruvate sulfurtransferase isoform X1, producing the protein MPQPKPLTAGQSLDSGISPVLQARNPSIPEAMAAPQLFRAFVSAQWVAEALKSPRASQALKLLDASWYLPKLGRNARQEFEERHIPGATFFDIDHCSDHTSPYDHMLPSAADFADYAGSLGVGATTHVVVYDGSDQGLYSAPRVWWMFRAFGHRSVSLLDGGLRHWLSQKLPISSGKSHPEPAEFRAQLDPSFIKTHKDLLENLEARRFQVVDARAAGRFRGTEPEPRDGIEPGHIPGSVNIPFTEFLTKEGLEKSPEEIRRLFQEKNVDLSKPLVATCGSGVTACHVVLGAFLCGKPDVPVYDGSWVEWYMRAQPEYVISEGRGKTQ; encoded by the exons ATGCCCCAGCCAAAGCCCCTGACAGCAGGCCAGTCTCTCGATTCTGGTATCTCCCCTGTCTTGCAGGCCCGCAATCCGAGCATCCCGGAGGCCATGGCCGCCCCGCAGCTTTTCCGAGCGTTTGTGTCTGCGCAGTGGGTGGCGGAGGCTCTGAAGTCCCCGCGCGCCTCGCAGGCACTGAAGTTACTGGATGCCTCCTGGTATCTGCCCAAGCTGGGCCGCAACGCGCGACAGGAGTTCGAGGAGCGCCACATTCCAGGCGCCACCTTCTTTGACATCGATCATTGCAGCGACCACACATCACCTTATGATCACATGCTGCCTAGTGCCGCGGACTTTGCAGATTACGCAGGAAGCCTGGGCGTGGGCGCCACCACTCACGTCGTGGTCTATGATGGCAGCGACCAGGGCCTCTACTCTGCTCCGCGGGTCTGGTGGATGTTCCGCGCCTTCGGCCACCGCTCCGTGTCGCTGCTGGACGGCGGCCTCCGCCACTGGCTGAGCCAGAAGCTGCCAATCAGCTCCGGCAAGAGCCACCCGGAGCCCGCAGAGTTCCGCGCGCAGCTAGATCCCTCCTTCATCAAGACTCACAAGGACCTCCTGGAGAACCTGGAGGCACGGCGCTTCCAGGTTGTAGATGCCCGCGCAGCTGGCCGGTTCCGGGGCACCGAGCCAGAACCCCGAGATG GCATCGAACCTGGCCATATCCCTGGCTCAGTAAACATCCCATTCACTGAATTCCTGACCAAGGAGGGCCTAGAGAAGAGCCCAGAGGAGATCCGACGCCTGTTCCAGGAGAAGAATGTGGACCTGTCCAAGCCCTTGGTAGCCACATGTGGCTCTGGTGTCACAGCCTGCCACGTGGTCCTGGGGGCCTTCCTCTGTGGCAAACCCGATGTGCCTGTCTATGATGGCTCCTGGGTAGAGTGGTACATGCGTGCCCAGCCTGAGTATGTCATCTCCGAGGGCCGAGGGAAGACCCAGTaa
- the Mpst gene encoding 3-mercaptopyruvate sulfurtransferase isoform X2, with translation MAAPQLFRAFVSAQWVAEALKSPRASQALKLLDASWYLPKLGRNARQEFEERHIPGATFFDIDHCSDHTSPYDHMLPSAADFADYAGSLGVGATTHVVVYDGSDQGLYSAPRVWWMFRAFGHRSVSLLDGGLRHWLSQKLPISSGKSHPEPAEFRAQLDPSFIKTHKDLLENLEARRFQVVDARAAGRFRGTEPEPRDGIEPGHIPGSVNIPFTEFLTKEGLEKSPEEIRRLFQEKNVDLSKPLVATCGSGVTACHVVLGAFLCGKPDVPVYDGSWVEWYMRAQPEYVISEGRGKTQ, from the exons ATGGCCGCCCCGCAGCTTTTCCGAGCGTTTGTGTCTGCGCAGTGGGTGGCGGAGGCTCTGAAGTCCCCGCGCGCCTCGCAGGCACTGAAGTTACTGGATGCCTCCTGGTATCTGCCCAAGCTGGGCCGCAACGCGCGACAGGAGTTCGAGGAGCGCCACATTCCAGGCGCCACCTTCTTTGACATCGATCATTGCAGCGACCACACATCACCTTATGATCACATGCTGCCTAGTGCCGCGGACTTTGCAGATTACGCAGGAAGCCTGGGCGTGGGCGCCACCACTCACGTCGTGGTCTATGATGGCAGCGACCAGGGCCTCTACTCTGCTCCGCGGGTCTGGTGGATGTTCCGCGCCTTCGGCCACCGCTCCGTGTCGCTGCTGGACGGCGGCCTCCGCCACTGGCTGAGCCAGAAGCTGCCAATCAGCTCCGGCAAGAGCCACCCGGAGCCCGCAGAGTTCCGCGCGCAGCTAGATCCCTCCTTCATCAAGACTCACAAGGACCTCCTGGAGAACCTGGAGGCACGGCGCTTCCAGGTTGTAGATGCCCGCGCAGCTGGCCGGTTCCGGGGCACCGAGCCAGAACCCCGAGATG GCATCGAACCTGGCCATATCCCTGGCTCAGTAAACATCCCATTCACTGAATTCCTGACCAAGGAGGGCCTAGAGAAGAGCCCAGAGGAGATCCGACGCCTGTTCCAGGAGAAGAATGTGGACCTGTCCAAGCCCTTGGTAGCCACATGTGGCTCTGGTGTCACAGCCTGCCACGTGGTCCTGGGGGCCTTCCTCTGTGGCAAACCCGATGTGCCTGTCTATGATGGCTCCTGGGTAGAGTGGTACATGCGTGCCCAGCCTGAGTATGTCATCTCCGAGGGCCGAGGGAAGACCCAGTaa
- the Tst gene encoding thiosulfate sulfurtransferase, translating into MVHQVLYRALVSTKWLAESIRSGSLGPSLRVLDASWYSPGTRQARKEYQERHVPGASFFDIEECRDTASPYEMMLPSEAHFGDYVGKLGISNDTHVVVYDGDDLGSFYAPRVWWMFRVFGHRTVSVLNGGFRNWLKEGHPVTSEPSRPEPAVFKATLDRSLLKTYEQVLENLQSKRFQLVDSRAQGRYLGTEPEPDIVGLDSGHIRGSVNMPFMNFLTKDGFEKSPEELRAIFQDKKVDLSQPLIATCRKGVTACHIALAAYLCGKPDVAVYDGSWSEWFRRAPPETRVSQGKSGKA; encoded by the exons ATGGTTCACCAAGTGCTCTACCGGGCGCTGGTCTCCACCAAGTGGCTGGCAGAATCCATTCGGTCTGGCAGCCTGGGGCCCAGCCTTCGGGTGCTGGACGCGTCATGGTACTCTCCGGGGACCCGCCAGGCTCGCAAAGAGTACCAGGAACGCCACGTGCCTGGCGCGTCCTTCTTTGATATAGAGGAGTGCCGGGACACCGCTTCGCCTTATGAGATGATGCTGCCCAGTGAGGCCCACTTTGGGGACTACGTGGGCAAGCTGGGAATCAGCAACGACACACACGTGGTGGTGTACGATGGAGACGACCTGGGCAGCTTCTATGCACCCAGAGTGTGGTGGATGTTCCGTGTGTTTGGCCACCGCACGGTATCAGTGCTCAATGGTGGCTTCCGGAACTGGCTGAAGGAGGGCCACCCAGTGACATCTGAGCCCTCACGGCCAGAGCCAGCCgttttcaaggccacactggaccgTTCCCTGCTCAAGACCTATGAGCAGGTCCTGGAGAACCTCCAGTCTAAAAGGTTCCAGCTGGTGGACTCTCGGGCCCAAGGACGGTACCTGGGCACAGAACCGGAGCCCGATATAGTAG GACTGGACTCGGGCCACATCCGTGGCTCAGTCAACATGCCCTTCATGAACTTCCTGACCAAAGACGGCTTTGAGAAGAGCCCAGAGGAGCTGCGTGCCATATTCCAGGACAAAAAGGTGGACCTCTCACAGCCCCTCATCGCCACGTGCCGCAAGGGGGTCACTGCctgccatattgccctggctgccTACCTGTGTGGCAAGCCTGATGTGGCTGTTTATGATGGTTCCTGGTCGGAGTGGTTCCGTAGGGCACCCCCGGAGACCCGCGTGTCCCAGGGGAAGAGTGGGAAGGCCTGA